The following DNA comes from Salvelinus sp. IW2-2015 linkage group LG1, ASM291031v2, whole genome shotgun sequence.
AATTGATCGCTCTATCAGTGACACACATCTCTCCCTCACACTTTTGTTCACTGTTGATAAGGTAGGGCACGATCcacatactccctctctctctgactagcATACCTCcgtctctctgccccccctcccTAGTCTACCTGACCCATTTGGACTATGCGGACACAGAGCGCATCATGACAGAGAAGCTGCACAACCAGGTCAACGGGACAGAGTGGTCCTGGAGGAACCTGAACACGCTGTGCTGGGCCATCGGCTCCATCAGCGGGGCCATGCACGAGGAGGACGAGAAGAGGTTCCTGGTCACCGTCATCAAGGTCTGTAGTAGTCTGTGTAATGGACACAGcgctcacaaccacacacagacgcGCATACACACACTGCACCTTCACAGGTAGCTGGTCTTTAAAGGCGATAATACACACATGCAGTAGTTGCTGGTCTTAGTCATCAATTCTGTGCTCTGTTAGACCAGAAGTGTTCCCTTTACTGTTCAGAAATTGAATGGCCTGCCCCTTGAGACGTTGCAGTTCGACTGTGCGTGTTGAGCCTGTGTCATGAGTGGCGCAGAGTAACAGGGCTGTGTCTACGCAGAGGACTCAGAACAGTGGGTACTTGGAGCAATTGATAGAACTGACATTtggcagaaaaaaaatatttttaataacACTCTTTTGGAGAAATTCCACGTCCACTCACCTGACAAGACTTAACATGTAAATGCTGCTGTAGAGTGACTGTCAGGATGTACTGAGCTGCGTTTCTGTGTTATTGACCGACTGTCGTTTCCTCATCATGTCTCCAGGACCTGCTGGGCCTTTGTGAGCAGAAGAGGGGGAAGGACAACAAGGCCATCATCGCCTCAAACATCATGTACATTGTGGGCCAGTACCCACGCTTCCTCCGAGCCCACTGGAAGTTCCTCAAGACTGTCGTCAACAAGCTCTTTGAGTTCATGCACGGTAAGCAATTTTGTTCAGGCCACCACTTGCATATCTTAAAAAGATACAGGATACTGTTTTCGGTGTCGTGTGAAAATTGATTTCCTTGGTGTGATTTTGCATCCTTGCAAAATACCATGGCTGTGTTAATTTGGCACTGGACAGAAAACcaactgaaacaggaagggactacctggactagtccaataagaaacgctcctTTGCGGTTTACAATTCaaagcgtttaaaaaaaaaaaaaaatttgctaCGGTGTGTCCAAAGGAACACGCCCCAACATCGTTTCttttattgaacattttatttgaacGTAATTGTTCCCGGCAGAGACTCACGACGGCGTGCAGGACATGGCGTGCGACACCTTCATCAAGATCGCCCAGAAGTGCCGGCGGCACTTTGTCCAGGTGCAGGTGGGCGAGGTGATGCCCTTCATCGATGAGATCCTCAacaacatcaacaccatcatctgtGACCTCCAGCCCCAACAGGTACACAGATGCACCAAGATTAGCCGTAACACAGTTGAGCTACAGGCCCCTGAAAACAGCCAAAACTAAGAGTAAAATACAGTAGTAgttgaaaaacattttcaaatggcAACGCTGGTTTTGAGTTTCCATTGGCCAAGTTCAGGGATCACCCTGTTTCCAGTTGTCGTGTGAAATGGCTGGAGTTGGATATGAAGCAGCAGATGTTCATATGACCATAATCCacctcatctctctttccctcaggtGCACACGTTCTACGAGGCGGTGGGCTACATGATCGGGGCCCAGACGGACCAGGCCGTGCAGGAGCACCTCATCGAGAAGTACATGCTGCTACCCAACCAGGTGTGGGACAGCATCATCCAACAGGCCACCAAGGTAAGTCACACTCCACTATGGGACTGTGTTTGTAAACCTTGGTTTCAAAGCATTTTACATTGTATGCATGCAGCACAACCCAAACAACACAAGTCTCCCCCACTTTGTACCGCTGTGCCATGGAGAAATTAAGAGAAACACCCACTGTCTTAGAGGCCCTTGTAGTTTTACCAGCAACATTTGTCATCATTACCGGTGCTTTTTCTCCCAGTTGTTGCAACTGGCAATGCCTCGTCTTTTTGCACTTCAGTAAAAAGCTATCCAGAGCGTCTTACAATATGTTGTCCCAAGATGCGGTGAAAgcattttaactgacttgtctctctttcccctccagaATGTGGACATCCTGAAGGATGCAGAGACGGTGCGTCAGCTGGGCAGCATCCTGAAGACCAACGTGCGGGCCTGCAAGGCCGTGGGACACCCTTTTGTGGTGCAGCTGGGACGCATCTACCTGGACATGCTCAATGTCTACAAGTGTCTGAGTGAGAACATCTCCTCTGCCATCCAGACCAACGGTGAGACGTGTGTGCCTAGTCTATCTGATCTGTGTGCCTGAGGTACTTgtttgtcttggtgtgtgtgtgtgggtctgtcagACTCTTGTATGCCTGAGGTGCATTCAAAGAGTGAATGTGCTTAACTGTCTGTCTGCAGCTGCGGCATCAGTCACAGAACTACCCGTTCTAGCCCGTTCTAACGGTGCattcaagacaattgggaactctgaaaaatgcGAGGTGATATCATgccgtcagtgatcttcaggtcggaaagtcagtgttctagaaagaggcccaaatTCTGTGTTGAATGACCGTTCACAGCGATTTTTCTCAGTCTGAGctcttatttatttttctcatgagttcccagttgtcttgaacgcactgaagttggaGATATCCGAGTTCTCAGTTGTTTTGTACGTTTCTAAAGCGTCACTGAGCTCTCCTATGCTAACTCCACGCTGAACCCCATGCTACCATGCTAAACCctatgctagctaactaactctCTATTGTCCTGCTAGGAGAGATGGTGACCAAGCAGCCCCTGATCCGGAGCATGAGGACGGTGAAGAGAGAAACGCTCAAGCTGATCTCAGGTTGGGTCAGCCGCTCCAACGACCCACAAATGGTGAGTCTGTCCTGTCttaatcaaatctagagtcgcgGCCTATAGGGAATGCTGTAGACCAGCGGTTCTCCTATAGATCCTCTTAGAAGGCTGtaattgaaaatatgaatttgttcttaactgacttgcttagttaaataaagaagaaaatgAATCTAAATGTAATGGTGGGATCAGAGCGGGCATCTCTCAGGCTATAGATGGCCTGTCTAAACCACACCATAGAGAAACGGGAGGCAGAAAGACAACCAGAAAGATCTAACTGGCTGTCTGGACTAGCTTAAACTCCACACAGCCCTTATAGGTCCTTGGACACCAACCGTAtccagaggcatcatgcccattGAAACTATTTCATCCACTTATAGGTTGAAAAGGCAGAGAATCACAGACCAAGATATTACAGTTCCTCCTCTAAAATAACTATGGCGCTGATGACTTGAACCACCGCTACCCTCGGTGGTAGCCCCAAGCCCTCAGTTATCTGACAGTTTGCTTTAACGTTAGACTGAATGTCTCTGTATTAACTGGTTACGTTCTACCGTGTTCCGTGGTTCTTACAGGTGGGGGAGAACTTTGTCCCGCCCCTGCTGGAGGCTGTACTCATCGACTACCAGCGCAACGTCCCCGCCGCCAGAGAGCCCGAGGTGCTCAGCACCATGGCGACCATCGTCAACAAGCTGGGCGGACACATCACCGGGGAGATCCCGAAGATCTTCGACGCAGTCTTCGAGTGCACTTTGAACATGATCAATAAAGTATGTTTCATAGATGTTTCCTCTACTATTATAGCACTATACTAGAATGGTGTAATCTATTAATTAGTTCATATTCTTAACTGGCCCTTATAGACTGCACATGATGTAAAAGGAACATTAACAGAAAGACACAGATGTTAGTGTTAGTTTGCAGCCTTGTCAAATTCAGTGCTTCCTCCACAATGGACCGCACTGGCCAAAATGGCTGCCACAGTGAACCTGTAGTTCATGGGCCCCACATCACTTTTGCATGGGTGTAGGGGATAAATTTGTGCTACAGACAATTGGTGAAGTCTATCCAATGCAAGGTTGTAAACTGAAGGATTGTTGAACACAGGACACTTTTGTTATATGCGTGGAAAAAGAAAAAGTACTTTATATGACGGAGTCCTAGTCTTTATTCCTTATAGAAAGTAATTTCACTGACATTGTCCAACTTTAATTTTcgattttttttctcctctccaggATTTTGAGGAGTACCCAGAGCATAGGACCCATTTCTTCTACCTCCTCCAAGCGGTGAACTCGCAGTGCTTCCCGGCCTTCCTCTCCATTCCCCCGGCCCAGTTTAAACTGGTTCTGGACTCCATTATCTGGGCCTTCAAACACACCATGAGGAACGTTGCAGACACTGGTAAGACCCTCCATATGCTTTGGCCTTAACTACCTGTTCATAAATACTATGCCTTTCACGAGATTGGAACTGTGTGTTGACGAATGAGGTTGTCTGACTCATCTGAGGTGAAATGCAGGTCACTTAACTCTATTTAAAATATTATGGGTGTTTCAGACACAGATTAACTCTAATCCTGGACTAAAGCTTTTTTCAGTCTACAAATGCTTTattgtccaggactaggcttaatcagaGTCTGGGGAAAGTAGTCCTTACGGTACATTGTGGAATTACTGTCATCAAGCCACTCATCCCTGCGTTCTCCAGGTCTGCAGATTCTTTACACCCTGCTGCAGAACGTGGCCCAGGAGGAGGCTGCCGCACAGAGCTTCTACCAGACKTACTTCTGTGACATCCTCCAGCACATCTTCTCCGTCGTCACAGATACCTCACACACAGCAGGTGAGAGGGTGGTGGGGTCGGCGGCTGACGTTAAATATCACCGGAAACATCTGGTACTGTAATAAGTGTTGGGTACAGACGAGGAATCAGAGGCCATGTTATACACTAGATGGTTTGATTCTTGAAGGGGATATTTCACTTTGGTGTCACATCGCAGCAGAGTCAAAAGCAGACATGTCAGATGGACACGACAACGTGCTTAAGTGTCACTGGTGAGTGCAAGACAAGTGTGGGTACAATTGATGTTATGCTTGACTTTCTGCAGGGCTAACCATGCACGCGTCCATCCTGGCGTACATGTTCAACCTGGTGGAAGAGGGTAAAATCAGCACCACCCTcaacccagccagccagcacaaCCAGGGCTACGTTCAGGAGTACGTGGCCAACCTGCTCAAGACGGCCTTCCCCCATCTACAAGAGtaagtgtctgtctgcctgcctatcAGAGGGCCCCTGTCAAGTCaattaaaatgaaatgttttgttgtactCCACTCTGAACACTAAGATAGGGATGTGTTAGTTTGCAGCCTTGTCAAATTCTGTGCTTCCTTTACAATGGACCGCACTGGCCAAAATGGCTGCCACATTGAACCTGTAGTTCATGGGCCTCATCTCTCTTATATTGGTGTTGGGGATACATTTGTACTACAGACAATAACTAGTTGATCTAAAGTGATCTACTTATTGTAGGTAGTTGCTATGTAGGTAGGTGAATGTGTTGTGATCCTGACTCTCCTCTCCATTCCAGTGCCCAGGTGAAGGTGTTTGTAACAGGTCTGTTCAGCTTGAACCAGGACATCCCTGCTTTCAAGGAGCACCTGAGGGACTTCCTGGTGCAGATCAAGGTGAGTCACTCTGGTTTTGTAGCCACACACACGGGTGCAAACACTTAGACACACAAGGGCCAGAGAGTTACAATCAGTCTGAGGTGTCAAACCACTGGAGCATGGTAGATGGACATATTTGTCCCTCACACTCAACTCTCAACTTCCTCTCTTTACTCCCTGTTCAGGAGTTTGCTGGCGAGGACACCACAGACCTGTTCCTGGAGGAGCGGGAGACGTCGCTGCGGCAGGCCCAGGAGGAGAAACACAAGCTACAGATGTCCGTTCCCGGCATCCTCAACCCCCATGAGCTCCCCGAGGAGATGTGCGACTAAGTGCCGCCACATAGGAATGAACACAACAGCAAACATGTACAGTTTTTGGGAAAAAAGAAAGCCAAGAGAAGCTGGGAGCTCTtgtcaattgtgtgtgtgtgagagcaagaGATTGAGAGGTGCTTTGTCGACCAAATCAATGCCAATATGTAAATGAGAATTGCGCCTCGGATTCGGCACTCACCTTTTTTGCATACGGACGCATTTTATACAGAGTCATTTGTGTAATAATACGGTATTGCTTTTCCCTCTTAATTCATGCTTTATATGTTTGGTCATCCTCTGTTTAGCCGTGCATGAAgttgaaataattatttttaaccctctttctttccctacACCCCCCCACCAACACCCCTTCTATTTGTTTATATGTAAGATATGTTAAAAGCACACGTAAAAAGGTTACTTTAAAAAGCGCTGTAGTGTCAGGAAGTGCTCCAATAGAAAgaactgtgtgttttttggaggaGCCTGCAGATGAATGTGACGGTAAATTACGCTGCTTCCTTTGTTTCTGTTTTGGCAGCAGTTTTTATGTGGCGAGTCAGGTTTTGTTTGCACCAAAAACTGACTGCTCTGACATTTGGACAAGAATGTTAGATCAGAGGAAGGTTATGTGCATATCATCCTGTTTGTAAAGCTGTCTTAGTACTATGGGAACATAAAGTTGGTTATTTTTACAAAACTGTGTATGTcctattctgtgtgtgtttccttccaTCATTGAAGGTTATTAAATCCAATATCTGAATTAGGATTTGAAACCattaaacactcactgatacGTCTGCATTTTGAGAGGAAGGTTGAATGTTAAGGTCAAATTACTTAATTAAATACTTtggagtaaaaaataataaaaaaacgatGCCGTGGCATAGTACTACTTCTCTGACAAATTCCCCAAATTAATAAAATGTCTGCAAGGTGCGCTGTCTGCTGGTGCCAATGAGGGCCATCTATAAACATGACCGCAGTTCACCGGTCTATGGTCCGTGACGTGAAAGGGCACAAGCGGTGAGGGAGGAGCACCCTCTCAAATCGAACCGTAATCTGCGTCGCTCTataatgttgtcaacaaggcagcattgTGACTCGTCCtgaaacaaacatatattttccatCAAATATATGTTGGAAATTTCAAAAGAGTTCTCAATGGGAAAGCagatcaaaagcaatcacttatGCATGTGAAAACAATCCTAGTCATTACTGAAGGGGCCACCTGGCACACGCCCtggaggcagcccggttccaaaacgaATTAAATCACTTTTAACCCGGTGTATCCTTCCCTCATTGGGGTAACCCGGGCCAGATAATCGAATCCCCTCAGTGGCTACTGGCTGGTGCTCTCGACTGTCTGCTGCTTGTGAATGAAACGCCATTTGTAAACGTTTCTTGCTGATGGAGTAACCGCGAGACAAGCGGAAAAAGTCGAACAAGGCGAAGGAGACAACGGAAAGTTACGAATTATGAACATGCTGTGCCCCCACCCCTTTTCAATATGGCTGCCGTATCTACTCTACAGTAACGCTCCGATTGGAGATTGACTCGACTCTGTATCTTAATGCCTTTTACTTTTTGACTTTATCAACGATATTTAGTATCAAATGCAATCTGAATCAATTACTCTCCCTTATTTAATTTAATGCATTAGCAAACCTTCACTAACAACTACATCGGGCCTTTTCCCCAAAACAACCAGGTGCCAACAATTCGTATCCATCAACAATTTCCAATGGTTTGACTACACTTttcctttgttatttttttaatgaacaaTGTGTGAAAACTGCGCCGAGCTGGTGGAGGTTTTAAATGAAAGTAAGTAAaccatttttattaaatgttttagtgCCGTAGTGGTCCCctaatgctagctaacgttagctaaatcaggctacctgagggAAGCTGGACAGCTAGCTATCGTAACCCTGTCGTGCTTGGTTGTTCTCCACTAGCCAGACAGCTGCCAATGTAAGGCCTTGTCTTGAATTAATGATCTGAATGTAAATGGAACCTTTTCTGCAACTTTGAGGCCTGTCTCTGTCAAATCGCTGCATAATGAAGGACATGCATGAGTagagttaactagctagctaacctgacGAGATTCTGAACATCATGAACTTTGTTAGCTAACTAATTAGATTGGGCTGATGCCATTGCATGGTAACTTGGTTAGCTATCAAACTTAACGTTGGTTAACTGCCTGTAGAAATGTGGTTTGATATGTATTTGTCCATAAAATGTTTGCTACACATTGCATGTCCCTTTTTTGTCCGAGGCGAGAGCGGTGGTTGTGGAAGTGGTGCATGTTGTGCAGGCGTGTTCGCTCTTGCTAGCTAACCTGTCTGGTTGATATGTTTGTCAGTTTCACGTTGAGTAACGAGTTGTCCAaagttaactaacgttagctcacTGACTAGCCCGTTAGCTGTGGTCAACTGGCATCAAAACGGACTGATTCGTTTTCATATTTGGGTTTCCACACGCGCTGTAATAATATACTTTTGCCAGATTCGAAGCAAATGTTTAACAttgtcagctaacgttagctaagtaaTATAACACTAGTTTCTGTACGTAACAACATTAAGCCATCTAGCAAACTAGGGATGTAACCAATGTTAACTGACTATTAGCGTttttgttagctaactaactataaGCTTGTTCTTAATCAAAATAAATGTGCCTACGAATGCCATTGGATGTATTTCCTAGTTCCGATTCAAATTGACAGTAGTAACGTTTGAACAGATGATTTGCTAGCTacgaggtaacgttagctaactaggcCATATTGCTTTCACGACGGGATGTTGGAGCGAATAAACAAAGGCCCATTTTTTTAGGGCTACATCAATTGTTTCCTCCATTGCAGTTATAGATATATGAAATTGCAATGGTTTGTGTATGTGGAGTGCGCATGGGAAGGCATTGGTGATGGTAGCAAAAATACACTGCTTCATGGCCTGGTATACtgtgcttttttatttattttacctttatttaactaggcaagtcagtttaagaacccattcttattttcaatgacggcctaggaacagtgggttaactgccttgttcaggggcagaacgacagatttttaccttgtcaactcggggattcgatcgtgcaacctttcggttactagtccaacgctctaaccactacctgcCTGCTTCATGCCATATGAGTTGTTTGCCATCTATAACATGGGGTTTTTGCATTTGAAATCTTAATATGCTTGTTTGTTAGTTTTGGATGTCTTATGTCTTACACCTATTTTCAGTCTGATATTAGTGTCTAAACGTTTGATTTGGGCAAGGGGGGTAATCTTGTTTAAAATGGTCTCCATGTCTTGGGCGGATATCCAAGCCCACATGGTAAAGCGGTTGTGGGTTGTTTATTGTAGGACCCATTTGAAAGGGGGATCATGAGGGCGCAGCTCAAAGGGTCTTTCATCCTGtcaatacacatttaaaataaaCTAGATTAATGGAATATAAGATATCCCCTCCCCCAAATCTGTTATTCAAATGAGCAATGAGTATGGCACTTTAGGTGCTCAGATTAACATGGTTGTTGGTGGTTTGTAGGCAAATTACGGAAAGATAAATGTAGCCATACTTAAATGTTCCATGCATTTAATTTGGCCTATAATCAGTGTATTATTAAAGTGTGTGGAGGATTAGGCCTATGTCACTAGTGTTCTAAAAGGGCCTTATTTTTGTCTTTGCGCAAACACCCTCTCTCTGGCCCACATGTATGTCTATCAACAACGGTTTTGGAAATGGCTAGTAGGCTACACAGTAGTACGTTTTCAGTACTGTTTTACCTGTGACGGGTCATCCCTCTGTTCAGCAAAACAGAGtacacccctgtgtgtgtgtgtttgtcggcACCAGGCTCCCGCCAGTGAAGGTGTGAGGGGCTTGTTTCCTGTGACAGGCTTGTCTGGAGCGCCAGGGTGCGAGACTGGCAGCCCCATGTGTGCGAGACTGGCAGCCCCATGTGTGCTTTCACCAGGTGACCCCTCACCCTGAATTTGCTGTAGCTTTTGCATGAAGCCAggaatgttttgtgtgtgtctgtgtggctgcATGCATGCAAGGGAAGTGAGGGACTTACTGAGGGAATGAAGGGATTCAACCCGCTATTGAATATGCTGTGCAAGTAAGCCtgcagggtggcaggtagtctagctgttaagagcgttgggccagtaaccgaaaggtcactggttcaaatcccgtgCCAGCTAGGTGAAAAATCTCGATGGCCCCTTGAAGAAGACACTTACCGCGAATTGCTCCTttacgtcgctctggataagagcgtctgctaaattactaaaatgtaaatgtaacatgtgGCTGCCATTGTCAATCCCCACATACCCTGCTTTAAGATGCTGTCTGGCACTGTGGCAAGCAAGGCAGAGGTTGCCCTTGAgcatagatctgggaccagtttaCCTGCCCACCCCTAGCCTAACACTAATCCATTGATGTAAAaagccaaactgatcctagatcagcacctaAAGCCAACTGTTGCTTCCACCAACACAGGAAGTTGAGCTCAGCAGAGCCCCTGCTGAGTTGTAGGTGTCTATTTTATTCTCTAATGTTTTTGTTACAAGCTCAAAGCTTTGCTGTCAGAACAATGGCTGGGATTTCCAGATCCTCTTATCTGGGAATGATCGCAATGTTTTTGGTCCAGGCCACCGAACACAATGTCATGGATTGTTTTATGAAGGGAGCTGGGAATTTTGGCAAAGTCCAGTCcaagataaaatatatatttttttaaaaggtGGTTTAAAAAGGGAATtaaggcagacacacacagttaggtcagggtcagggcaagGTGAACTTTAGAAcgctgttttgttgttcatctCAGGAACAGACCCACTTACCTAGACACAAGTTCCACTTTGTTTTCTGGTTCTCTTGGTAGTGTTTTGGCACAACTCCAATTGTCACAGTGGTTATTATTAGGCCCTATTCATGATAAGAATGTGACATTTGGGCCTAGGTCAGTCAGGTATGGAAATTGTTGATAGGAATGGGTCTCTTGTCACAAAGTTTGAATGTAGGCTGCACGTTTTTTAAATGACACTTCTCCCTCCAACATAATGTGCAATACTCATCGTATAGTTGATTTCATTAGCAATTTATCTTAAGTCCAACTTTTAATTGGCAGTGAAGAAAGAGAGGTAGCAGTAACACTTAAAGTATTCCAAAACAACCACAGGTGCTCTCGTCGAGGAATAGTACTAGAAAAGCCAAATAAAAAATGATAACACAAATATGTCCGTAGTGGCATAAAAGAAAATCTAGCTTAAAGCACTCGTGTGGGTTTGTAAGTTAAAAAGCCTTTAATATGTGGGCTAAGTCATTTTGTGTATCGGCTAACGCTTTCATCACGGTGTCCTTTTGCTTTTCTTGTTGGTAGTCTTGGCATGTAGGTCAATGTGAGGCGGCAATATGGTCA
Coding sequences within:
- the LOC111958584 gene encoding exportin-1 isoform X2, coding for MPANMTMLADHAARQLLDFSQKLDINLLDNVVNSMYYDIGSQQRMAQEVLTNLKDHPDAWTRVDTILEFSQNMKTKYYALQILETVIKTRWKILPRNQCEGIKKYVVGLIIKTSSDAANVEKDGVYIAKLNMILVQILKQEWPKHWPTFISDIVGASRTSESLCQNNMIILKLLSEEVFDFSSGQMTQVKAKHLKDSMCNEFSQIFQLCQFVMENSQNAPLVQATLETLLRFLNWIPLGYIFETKLISTLVYKFLNVPMFRNVTLKCLTEIAGVSVNQYEEQFVNLFTLTMCQLKQMLPLNTNIRLAYSNGKDDEQNFIQNLSLFLCTFLKEHGQLIEKRPNLRETLVEALHYMLLVSEVEETEIFKICLEYWNHLAAELYRESPFSTSTSPLLSGSQHFDVPPRRHLYLPVLSKVRTLMVSRMAKPEEVLVVENDQGEVVREFMKDTDSINLYKNMRETLVYLTHLDYADTERIMTEKLHNQVNGTEWSWRNLNTLCWAIGSISGAMHEEDEKRFLVTVIKDLLGLCEQKRGKDNKAIIASNIMYIVGQYPRFLRAHWKFLKTVVNKLFEFMHETHDGVQDMACDTFIKIAQKCRRHFVQVQVGEVMPFIDEILNNINTIICDLQPQQVHTFYEAVGYMIGAQTDQAVQEHLIEKYMLLPNQVWDSIIQQATKNVDILKDAETVRQLGSILKTNVRACKAVGHPFVVQLGRIYLDMLNVYKCLSENISSAIQTNGEMVTKQPLIRSMRTVKRETLKLISGWVSRSNDPQMVGENFVPPLLEAVLIDYQRNVPAAREPEVLSTMATIVNKLGGHITGEIPKIFDAVFECTLNMINKDFEEYPEHRTHFFYLLQAVNSQCFPAFLSIPPAQFKLVLDSIIWAFKHTMRNVADTGLQILYTLLQNVAQEEAAAQSFYQTYFCDILQHIFSVVTDTSHTAGLTMHASILAYMFNLVEEGKISTTLNPASQHNQGYVQEYVANLLKTAFPHLQDAQVKVFVTGLFSLNQDIPAFKEHLRDFLVQIKEFAGEDTTDLFLEERETSLRQAQEEKHKLQMSVPGILNPHELPEEMCD
- the LOC111958584 gene encoding exportin-1 isoform X1; the encoded protein is MPANMTMLADHAARQLLDFSQKLDINLLDNVVNSMYYDIGSQQRMAQEVLTNLKDHPDAWTRVDTILEFSQNMKTKYYALQILETVIKTRWKILPRNQCEGIKKYVVGLIIKTSSDAANVEKDGVYIAKLNMILVQILKQEWPKHWPTFISDIVGASRTSESLCQNNMIILKLLSEEVFDFSSGQMTQVKAKHLKDSMCNEFSQIFQLCQFVMENSQNAPLVQATLETLLRFLNWIPLGYIFETKLISTLVYKFLNVPMFRNVTLKCLTEIAGVSVNQYEEQFVNLFTLTMCQLKQVHSMSAQTGTLHVSSNRYTPCQLKQMLPLNTNIRLAYSNGKDDEQNFIQNLSLFLCTFLKEHGQLIEKRPNLRETLVEALHYMLLVSEVEETEIFKICLEYWNHLAAELYRESPFSTSTSPLLSGSQHFDVPPRRHLYLPVLSKVRTLMVSRMAKPEEVLVVENDQGEVVREFMKDTDSINLYKNMRETLVYLTHLDYADTERIMTEKLHNQVNGTEWSWRNLNTLCWAIGSISGAMHEEDEKRFLVTVIKDLLGLCEQKRGKDNKAIIASNIMYIVGQYPRFLRAHWKFLKTVVNKLFEFMHETHDGVQDMACDTFIKIAQKCRRHFVQVQVGEVMPFIDEILNNINTIICDLQPQQVHTFYEAVGYMIGAQTDQAVQEHLIEKYMLLPNQVWDSIIQQATKNVDILKDAETVRQLGSILKTNVRACKAVGHPFVVQLGRIYLDMLNVYKCLSENISSAIQTNGEMVTKQPLIRSMRTVKRETLKLISGWVSRSNDPQMVGENFVPPLLEAVLIDYQRNVPAAREPEVLSTMATIVNKLGGHITGEIPKIFDAVFECTLNMINKDFEEYPEHRTHFFYLLQAVNSQCFPAFLSIPPAQFKLVLDSIIWAFKHTMRNVADTGLQILYTLLQNVAQEEAAAQSFYQTYFCDILQHIFSVVTDTSHTAGLTMHASILAYMFNLVEEGKISTTLNPASQHNQGYVQEYVANLLKTAFPHLQDAQVKVFVTGLFSLNQDIPAFKEHLRDFLVQIKEFAGEDTTDLFLEERETSLRQAQEEKHKLQMSVPGILNPHELPEEMCD